In a genomic window of Mycobacteriales bacterium:
- a CDS encoding Rv3654c family TadE-like protein, whose amino-acid sequence MTGGRGRRRCRPADRGSGAIWVLTIGAVVLLIGGATVARGVAVVGRHDAEAAADFAALAAAADGDLGARAACRAAAHIAAVNGARLVSCRVVARVADVEVTHPLPGRLLRRWQAHGWARAGPAP is encoded by the coding sequence GTGACCGGTGGCCGTGGCCGGCGCCGATGCCGGCCGGCGGACCGGGGGAGTGGCGCAATCTGGGTGTTGACCATCGGCGCGGTGGTGCTGCTCATCGGTGGTGCGACCGTCGCACGGGGCGTGGCCGTCGTGGGCCGCCATGACGCCGAGGCGGCGGCGGATTTCGCCGCGCTCGCGGCCGCCGCCGACGGCGACCTCGGTGCCCGGGCTGCCTGCCGAGCGGCTGCGCATATCGCGGCGGTCAACGGAGCGCGGCTGGTCAGCTGTCGCGTGGTTGCCCGCGTCGCCGATGTCGAGGTGACACACCCGCTCCCGGGCCGGCTGCTGCGCCGGTGGCAGGCGCACGGGTGGGCGCGAGCCGGTCCGGCGCCATAG
- a CDS encoding sulfatase, which translates to MTNVLIMHCHDLGRFVGCYGVNGVSTPAIDALAADGVRFDRAFCTAPQCSPSRASLFTGRYPQEHGVLGLTHEDFGWDLRPDEQHIAAVFHDNGYRTALYGVHHESRVAPDADLARRLGFDEVVTGGNAPRVAGRAVAALTDLAERAEPFYLQVGFNEPHRSPSPTDPPGTMGFLRPGVTPDTSNGVAVPPYLVDDDGSRAEIAELQGATSAMDAGVGEVLAALRRTGLEDDTVVVFTTDHGLALPRAKCTLYDPGIEVALVVRSPQHGWTGGRSSADLVSNIDIMPTVLEAAGIPVPGRVSGRSVVPLLNDEPHQAREQVFAQITHHDYYDPRRCVRTARHKLIVNFSSAPSIMDSSQSWRPRSQPVTVQHGIPPYHPLVELYDLEHDPAELTDVADHADYAAVRHHLLAQLADWMQDVDDPLPTGPVPAPLHDRAVRLLHQMAVEPLDIAEERMRT; encoded by the coding sequence GTGACCAACGTGCTGATCATGCATTGCCACGACCTGGGTCGGTTCGTCGGTTGTTACGGCGTGAACGGGGTCAGCACCCCGGCGATCGACGCGCTTGCTGCGGACGGTGTGCGATTCGACCGGGCGTTCTGTACGGCGCCGCAGTGCAGCCCGTCGCGGGCGTCGCTGTTCACCGGTCGCTACCCGCAGGAACACGGTGTCCTCGGGCTCACCCACGAAGACTTCGGCTGGGATCTGCGACCCGATGAACAGCACATTGCCGCCGTCTTCCACGACAACGGCTACCGGACCGCGCTCTACGGCGTCCACCACGAGTCGCGGGTGGCGCCGGACGCGGATCTCGCGCGCCGGCTGGGGTTCGACGAGGTCGTCACCGGCGGAAATGCTCCGAGGGTGGCAGGGCGTGCGGTAGCGGCGCTCACCGACCTCGCCGAGCGCGCCGAACCGTTCTACCTGCAGGTCGGCTTCAACGAGCCGCACCGCTCGCCGTCCCCGACCGACCCGCCCGGCACCATGGGGTTCCTCCGGCCGGGCGTCACGCCCGATACGTCGAACGGTGTCGCGGTGCCGCCCTACCTCGTCGACGACGACGGCTCCCGCGCGGAGATCGCCGAGTTGCAGGGTGCCACGAGCGCCATGGATGCCGGCGTCGGTGAGGTGCTGGCCGCACTGCGCCGTACCGGTCTCGAGGACGACACGGTCGTGGTGTTCACCACCGACCACGGGCTCGCGCTACCACGGGCGAAGTGCACGCTCTACGACCCGGGAATCGAGGTGGCGCTGGTCGTCCGCAGCCCGCAGCACGGCTGGACCGGCGGGCGGTCCTCCGCCGATCTCGTCTCCAACATCGACATCATGCCGACCGTGCTCGAGGCCGCGGGGATACCGGTGCCCGGCCGGGTGAGCGGTCGCAGCGTCGTACCGCTGCTGAACGACGAACCGCATCAGGCCCGCGAGCAGGTGTTCGCCCAGATCACCCATCACGACTACTACGACCCCCGACGGTGCGTCCGGACCGCGCGCCACAAGCTGATCGTCAACTTCAGCTCGGCGCCGTCGATCATGGACTCCAGCCAGTCGTGGCGGCCGCGGTCGCAACCGGTCACCGTGCAGCACGGCATTCCGCCCTACCACCCGCTCGTCGAGCTCTACGACCTCGAGCACGACCCGGCTGAGCTGACCGACGTCGCGGATCACGCCGACTACGCCGCCGTCCGGCACCACCTGCTCGCCCAACTCGCGGACTGGATGCAGGACGTCGACGACCCGCTGCCGACCGGTCCGGTACCCGCGCCGCTGCACGACCGGGCGGTCCGTCTGCTGCACCAGATGGCCGTCGAACCGCTCGACATCGCCGAGGAGAGGATGAGGACATGA
- a CDS encoding organic hydroperoxide resistance protein, with translation MTQDTGRQPIYTAEAHVTGGRAQGHGRTSDGMLEVDLRSPVEMGGEGGGTNPEQLFAIGFAACFESALGVAARRARAEAGDVEIESQVMLVPTKERAYQLAVVLDVRLPSVDDPAQAVELVRAAHQVCPYSNATRGNIYITLTANGAPVEVSEPGA, from the coding sequence ATGACCCAGGACACCGGACGCCAGCCGATCTACACCGCCGAGGCGCACGTCACCGGCGGGCGGGCGCAGGGCCACGGGCGTACCTCGGACGGGATGCTGGAGGTCGACCTGCGCTCCCCGGTCGAGATGGGTGGCGAAGGGGGCGGCACCAACCCCGAGCAGCTCTTCGCGATCGGGTTCGCGGCCTGCTTCGAGAGCGCTCTCGGAGTTGCCGCACGACGGGCCAGGGCTGAGGCCGGCGACGTCGAGATCGAGTCACAGGTCATGCTCGTGCCCACGAAGGAGCGGGCCTACCAGCTCGCCGTCGTGCTCGACGTCCGTCTTCCGTCGGTCGACGACCCGGCTCAGGCGGTCGAGCTGGTGCGGGCGGCGCATCAGGTGTGTCCCTACTCCAACGCGACCCGCGGGAACATCTACATCACGCTGACGGCCAACGGAGCTCCGGTCGAGGTGAGCGAGCCGGGCGCATAG
- the tsaA gene encoding tRNA (N6-threonylcarbamoyladenosine(37)-N6)-methyltransferase TrmO — MSATSYTVRPIGLVESPLVDRESAPRQGDEGTPDAWIAVDHEFREAMRDLTAGADVIVLTWLDRADRGVLSVHPRSDPDRPLQGVFTTRSPDRPNPIGLHRVRILDVEATRIQVEGLEALDRTPVLDIKPALGPVDDR; from the coding sequence ATGAGTGCGACGTCGTACACCGTCCGGCCGATCGGGCTGGTCGAGTCCCCTCTCGTCGACCGCGAAAGCGCGCCGCGGCAGGGTGACGAGGGCACCCCGGACGCGTGGATCGCGGTCGACCACGAGTTCCGCGAGGCGATGCGTGATCTCACGGCCGGGGCGGACGTCATCGTGCTGACCTGGCTGGACCGCGCGGATCGGGGCGTGCTCTCGGTGCATCCGCGTAGCGACCCCGACCGGCCGCTGCAGGGCGTGTTCACGACCCGGTCGCCCGACCGCCCCAACCCGATCGGACTGCACCGGGTGCGCATCCTCGACGTCGAGGCCACCCGGATCCAGGTCGAGGGTCTCGAAGCGCTGGACCGGACGCCGGTGCTCGACATCAAGCCGGCGCTCGGTCCGGTGGACGACAGGTGA
- a CDS encoding DEAD/DEAH box helicase: MGFPKTAVRGRPLLDRVTIGQSADTRLTHVEELAARPGRPAGWPPWVPDLLRDRLAVRGVEAPWQHQAQAADLAWAGRSVVVATGTASGKSLAYQLPVLARLLAEPRATALYLAPTKALAADQLRAVRSLALTDVRAATYDGDTPREERDWVRAHGRLVFTNPDMLHSGILPAHSRWSSFLRRLNYVVIDECHTYRGIFGSHVAHVLRRLRRICAKYGAHPTFVLASATVSDPAVSATRLVGQPVEQVTDDASPHGATTFALWEPPLTALTGENGAPIRRSAGSETARLLADLVVEGASTLAFVRSRRGAEVVALSARRALAESAPDLVDRVAAYRAGYLSEERRALEAGLADGSLLGVAATNALELGVDISGLDAVVLAGFPGTIASLWQQAGRAGRSGQPALAVFVARDDPLDTYLAHHPDAVFGRPVEATVLDPDNPHVLGPQLACAAAELPLCEEELDLFGGGAPALLADLVRRGLLRHRPAGWFWTSRERPAVDIRGTGGSPVRVVEGGTGRLLGTVDPGSAHSTVHRGAVYLHRGTSYVVDDLDLEGAVALVHEEEPTWTTSARDLTDIRVVETLRSRDLGAVAVHLGTVDVTNQVVSYLRRRLPSGEVIDELPLDLPARELRTRAVWYTIEESTLQRSGLTDADVPGAAHAAEHAAIGLLPLVATCDRSDIGGVSTALHPDTGHPTVFVYDGHPGGAGFADRGFDAIDVWLQATRDAIAGCECEAGCPSCVQSPKCGNRNQPLDKPGALRLLDVVLGALARPHVTAGPVR, translated from the coding sequence ATGGGCTTCCCGAAGACAGCGGTACGCGGAAGACCGCTGCTCGACCGGGTGACGATCGGGCAGTCGGCCGATACCCGGTTGACCCATGTCGAGGAACTCGCCGCCCGCCCGGGACGCCCGGCCGGTTGGCCGCCGTGGGTGCCCGATCTGCTTCGCGACCGGCTCGCCGTCCGCGGGGTGGAGGCGCCGTGGCAGCACCAGGCGCAGGCCGCGGACCTCGCCTGGGCCGGGCGGTCGGTGGTCGTCGCGACCGGCACCGCATCGGGCAAATCGCTCGCCTACCAACTCCCCGTACTCGCCCGGTTACTCGCCGAGCCCCGGGCGACGGCGCTCTATCTCGCCCCCACCAAGGCGCTGGCCGCCGATCAGCTGCGCGCCGTGCGGTCGTTGGCGCTGACCGACGTACGGGCGGCGACCTACGACGGCGACACGCCGCGCGAGGAGCGCGACTGGGTGCGCGCCCACGGCCGGCTGGTGTTCACCAACCCCGACATGCTGCACAGCGGAATCCTGCCGGCGCACTCCCGCTGGTCGTCGTTCCTCCGACGGCTGAACTACGTGGTGATCGACGAATGCCACACCTACCGCGGCATCTTCGGCTCCCACGTCGCGCACGTCCTGCGCCGGTTGCGCCGGATCTGCGCGAAGTACGGCGCCCACCCCACCTTCGTGCTCGCGTCGGCGACGGTGTCCGACCCGGCTGTGTCCGCGACCCGGCTGGTGGGCCAGCCGGTCGAGCAGGTCACCGACGATGCGTCCCCCCACGGAGCGACCACGTTTGCGCTGTGGGAACCGCCGCTCACCGCCCTGACCGGCGAGAACGGCGCCCCGATCCGCCGGTCGGCCGGCTCGGAGACCGCGCGGCTGCTCGCCGATCTGGTCGTCGAGGGCGCCAGCACGCTGGCCTTCGTCCGGTCCCGCCGCGGCGCCGAGGTCGTGGCGCTCTCGGCCCGCCGGGCGCTCGCCGAGTCCGCTCCCGACCTGGTGGACCGGGTCGCGGCGTACCGGGCCGGCTACCTGTCGGAGGAACGCCGGGCCCTCGAGGCCGGCCTCGCCGACGGCTCCCTGCTCGGCGTCGCCGCCACCAACGCGCTGGAGCTCGGGGTCGACATCAGCGGCCTGGACGCCGTCGTCCTCGCCGGCTTCCCGGGCACGATCGCCTCGCTGTGGCAGCAGGCGGGTCGGGCCGGACGGTCCGGCCAGCCCGCGCTGGCCGTCTTCGTGGCCCGCGACGATCCGCTGGACACCTACCTGGCGCACCACCCCGACGCGGTCTTCGGCCGGCCGGTCGAGGCGACCGTCCTCGACCCCGACAACCCGCACGTGCTCGGCCCTCAGCTCGCCTGCGCGGCGGCCGAGCTGCCGCTGTGCGAGGAGGAGCTCGACCTCTTCGGCGGCGGGGCGCCGGCACTGCTCGCCGATCTGGTCCGCCGCGGACTGCTGCGACATCGCCCGGCGGGCTGGTTCTGGACCTCCCGGGAGCGGCCGGCCGTCGACATCCGCGGCACCGGTGGCTCCCCCGTGCGGGTCGTCGAGGGAGGCACCGGGCGCCTGCTCGGCACGGTCGATCCCGGGTCGGCCCACAGCACGGTGCACCGGGGCGCCGTCTACCTGCACCGCGGCACGTCGTACGTCGTCGACGACCTCGATCTCGAGGGTGCGGTGGCTCTGGTGCACGAGGAGGAACCGACCTGGACGACCTCCGCCCGCGATCTCACCGACATCCGGGTGGTCGAGACGCTGCGCAGCCGTGATCTCGGCGCGGTCGCCGTCCACCTGGGCACGGTCGACGTGACCAACCAGGTGGTGTCCTACCTCCGGCGGCGGCTGCCGTCGGGCGAGGTGATCGACGAGCTGCCGCTGGATCTCCCGGCCCGGGAGCTGCGTACCCGCGCGGTCTGGTACACGATCGAGGAGTCGACGCTGCAGCGGAGCGGGCTGACCGATGCCGACGTTCCCGGCGCTGCCCACGCGGCCGAGCACGCCGCGATCGGGTTGCTCCCGCTGGTGGCGACCTGCGACCGGTCGGACATCGGCGGGGTCTCGACCGCGCTGCACCCCGACACCGGCCACCCCACCGTGTTCGTCTATGACGGCCATCCCGGCGGGGCCGGCTTCGCCGACCGCGGCTTCGACGCCATCGACGTCTGGCTGCAGGCGACCCGCGACGCGATCGCCGGCTGCGAGTGCGAGGCCGGCTGCCCGTCATGTGTGCAGTCGCCGAAATGCGGCAACCGCAACCAGCCGCTGGACAAGCCAGGTGCGCTGCGGTTGCTCGACGTGGTTCTCGGCGCACTGGCCCGCCCGCACGTCACCGCCGGGCCGGTCCGATGA
- a CDS encoding STAS domain-containing protein — protein sequence MDLSLTMGTDSAGRTVLEVGGEVDAYSAPTLGERITDILDGGERRLVVDLDGVGFIDSTGLGVLVGGFNRARDLGGRLDLVCGSERVLKLLRITGLDDVFTVHSSRADIGAD from the coding sequence GTGGACCTCTCGCTCACTATGGGCACTGATTCCGCGGGTCGCACCGTCCTCGAGGTGGGGGGCGAGGTCGACGCCTATTCGGCGCCGACCCTCGGCGAGCGCATCACCGACATTCTCGACGGCGGCGAACGCCGACTCGTCGTCGACCTCGACGGGGTCGGGTTCATCGATTCCACCGGACTCGGCGTGCTCGTCGGCGGGTTCAACCGCGCCCGCGATCTCGGTGGACGCCTCGACCTGGTCTGTGGATCGGAGCGGGTTCTCAAGCTGCTGCGCATCACCGGGCTGGACGACGTCTTCACCGTCCACAGTTCGCGGGCGGACATCGGCGCGGACTAG
- a CDS encoding sodium-translocating pyrophosphatase: protein MTPPYLAEAAKIGGSGYGIAAVIAVIALGALVFAYFLAREVVAAAQGTVRMQEIARAVQEGASAYLNRQFRTLSLFAVIVFVVMLVLPVEQGGWAVRIGRALFFLVGAAFSATVGFVGMTLATRANVRVAAAAREGGEQRGFRIAFRTGGVVGMFTVGLGLFGAAAVLLIFNQNAPTVLEGFGFGGALLAMFMRVGGGIFTKAADVGADLVGKVEAGIPEDDPRNAATIADNVGDNVGDCAGMAADLFESYAVTLVAALILGQVAFGSKGLVFPLVVAAIGVLSSVVGILTTRLRSRDRSGLVPITRGFFISAATSLALVLIAAFIYLPTSFPPLGGTAKDVLGKPAAGNPALIAFLAVLIGIALAAVIQQLTGFFTDTARKPTIDVAANSRTGPATVILSGVSLGLESSVYSALLLAGGVYLCFLLGGGSIAVALFAVALAGCGLLTTAGVIVSMDTFGPVSDNAQGIAEMSGDIDEKAAQVLTDLDAVGNTTKAITKGIAIATAVLAATALFGSFNTAVSTALSETVGGGSPPGKLTALSFSLNLSQPNNLVGVIIGAAVVFFFSGLAISAVSRAASRVVFEVREQFRTRPGIMQGTEKPEYGRVVDICTKDSLRELATPGLLAVLAPVATGFLLGVGPLASYLAGAIAAGVLMAIFLANSGGAWDNAKKIVEDGAHGGKGSAAHEATIIGDTVGDPFKDTAGPAINPLLKVMNLVSLLIATSVVKYADNTGLRVGVALAAVIIIVGAILFSKRRGSGMGDGDGASTEVAGSVDAITPVPESPAAAETIEVVEVDVVEVVTPDEAEATNGQGSSTVPKASSTDS, encoded by the coding sequence ATGACCCCGCCGTACCTCGCGGAGGCCGCAAAAATCGGTGGCAGTGGCTACGGGATCGCCGCCGTCATCGCCGTCATCGCGTTGGGTGCGCTCGTCTTCGCCTATTTCCTCGCCCGAGAGGTCGTTGCGGCCGCTCAGGGCACGGTCCGGATGCAGGAGATCGCCCGCGCCGTGCAGGAAGGTGCGTCCGCCTACCTGAACCGGCAGTTCCGGACGCTGAGCCTGTTCGCGGTCATCGTGTTCGTCGTCATGCTGGTGCTCCCGGTCGAGCAGGGCGGTTGGGCCGTCCGCATCGGCCGGGCGCTCTTCTTCCTGGTCGGCGCCGCGTTCTCTGCGACCGTCGGTTTCGTCGGCATGACCCTCGCCACCCGCGCCAACGTGCGCGTCGCCGCGGCCGCCCGGGAGGGCGGTGAGCAGCGCGGCTTCCGGATCGCCTTCCGCACCGGCGGCGTGGTCGGCATGTTCACGGTCGGCCTCGGGCTTTTCGGGGCCGCGGCGGTCCTGCTGATCTTCAACCAGAACGCGCCGACGGTCCTCGAAGGCTTCGGCTTCGGCGGTGCCCTGCTCGCGATGTTCATGCGGGTCGGCGGCGGCATCTTCACCAAGGCCGCCGACGTCGGCGCCGACCTGGTCGGCAAGGTCGAGGCCGGCATCCCCGAGGACGATCCGCGCAACGCCGCGACCATCGCCGACAACGTCGGCGACAACGTCGGGGACTGCGCCGGCATGGCCGCGGACCTGTTCGAGTCCTACGCGGTCACACTGGTCGCCGCGCTGATCCTCGGCCAGGTCGCCTTCGGGTCCAAGGGTCTGGTCTTCCCGTTGGTGGTCGCTGCCATCGGCGTGCTCAGCTCGGTCGTCGGCATCCTCACCACCCGGCTGCGGTCGCGGGACCGCAGCGGCCTGGTGCCGATCACCCGCGGGTTCTTCATCTCCGCCGCCACGTCGTTGGCACTGGTGTTGATCGCCGCCTTCATCTATCTGCCGACCTCGTTCCCGCCGCTCGGCGGGACCGCGAAGGACGTCCTCGGCAAGCCGGCGGCCGGCAACCCGGCGCTGATCGCCTTCCTCGCCGTGCTGATCGGGATCGCGCTCGCCGCGGTCATCCAGCAGCTGACCGGCTTCTTCACCGACACCGCGCGCAAGCCGACCATCGACGTCGCCGCGAACTCGCGGACCGGTCCGGCCACGGTCATCCTGTCCGGCGTCTCACTCGGCCTCGAGTCGTCGGTCTACTCGGCGTTGCTGCTGGCCGGCGGGGTCTACCTCTGCTTCCTGCTCGGCGGCGGGTCGATCGCGGTGGCGCTATTCGCGGTCGCCCTGGCCGGCTGCGGCCTGCTGACCACCGCCGGCGTGATCGTGTCGATGGACACGTTCGGCCCGGTGAGCGACAACGCGCAGGGCATCGCCGAGATGTCCGGCGACATCGACGAGAAGGCCGCGCAGGTCCTCACCGACCTCGACGCGGTCGGCAACACCACCAAGGCCATCACCAAGGGCATCGCGATCGCGACGGCGGTGCTCGCCGCGACCGCCTTGTTCGGGTCGTTCAACACCGCAGTGAGTACGGCGCTGTCCGAAACCGTCGGCGGCGGTTCGCCGCCGGGCAAGCTCACCGCGCTGTCCTTCAGCCTCAACCTGTCGCAGCCCAACAACCTGGTCGGCGTGATCATCGGCGCCGCGGTCGTCTTCTTCTTCTCCGGCCTGGCGATCAGCGCCGTGTCCCGGGCCGCCAGCCGGGTGGTCTTCGAGGTGCGGGAGCAGTTCCGCACCCGGCCGGGGATCATGCAAGGGACCGAGAAGCCGGAGTACGGCCGGGTCGTCGACATCTGTACGAAGGACTCGCTGCGGGAACTGGCCACACCGGGCCTGCTCGCCGTACTCGCCCCGGTCGCCACCGGGTTCCTGCTCGGCGTGGGCCCGCTGGCGTCCTATCTCGCCGGCGCCATCGCGGCCGGGGTCCTGATGGCGATCTTCCTCGCCAACTCCGGTGGGGCCTGGGACAACGCCAAGAAGATCGTCGAGGACGGCGCACACGGCGGCAAGGGCAGCGCCGCGCACGAGGCGACGATCATCGGCGACACGGTCGGCGACCCGTTCAAGGACACCGCGGGCCCGGCCATCAACCCGCTGCTCAAGGTCATGAACCTGGTCTCGCTGCTGATCGCGACCAGCGTCGTCAAGTACGCCGACAACACCGGTCTCCGGGTCGGCGTCGCCCTGGCCGCGGTGATCATCATCGTCGGCGCGATCCTGTTCTCCAAGCGCCGCGGGTCCGGGATGGGCGACGGCGACGGGGCCAGCACCGAGGTGGCCGGCTCCGTCGACGCGATCACCCCGGTGCCGGAGTCCCCGGCGGCCGCCGAGACGATCGAGGTCGTCGAGGTCGACGTGGTCGAGGTGGTCACGCCGGACGAGGCGGAAGCCACGAACGGCCAGGGCTCATCGACGGTGCCGAAGGCGTCGAGCACGGACTCCTGA